In Janthinobacterium rivuli, a single genomic region encodes these proteins:
- a CDS encoding YfaP family protein: MLLPLWAQAQVTIDAPKSGWRNSAGASEEYTQAVNYPAASVNLQPGQAETAQIRGRIAGAVKGKPATLVVNGVAMPMEVGEDGSYGRPYGFGSGSNSVEVRSPDGRSRARTQFVDSYQGKTQARLRVVLSWDSAGTDLDMHVVTPDGGHAWYGNRVLKDGGALDVDVTTGYGPEIFSSAAPLKGNYHVYVNYYGSGENTAMLTVARISVITNEGTPREKLQSFQVPMRAAGELTLVKSFVLP, from the coding sequence ATGCTATTGCCACTCTGGGCGCAGGCCCAGGTCACCATTGACGCCCCCAAGAGTGGCTGGCGCAATTCGGCCGGCGCTAGCGAGGAATACACGCAAGCGGTCAACTACCCCGCCGCGTCGGTCAACCTGCAGCCGGGCCAGGCCGAAACGGCGCAGATACGGGGGCGCATCGCCGGCGCCGTCAAGGGCAAGCCCGCTACGTTGGTGGTCAATGGCGTGGCGATGCCGATGGAAGTGGGTGAGGATGGCAGCTACGGCCGTCCCTATGGCTTCGGCAGCGGCTCGAACAGCGTGGAAGTGCGCTCGCCCGATGGCAGGAGCCGCGCGCGCACCCAGTTCGTCGACAGCTACCAGGGCAAGACCCAGGCGCGCTTGCGCGTCGTGCTGTCGTGGGACAGCGCCGGCACCGACCTCGATATGCACGTGGTCACGCCGGACGGTGGTCACGCCTGGTACGGCAATCGCGTCTTGAAAGATGGCGGCGCGCTGGATGTGGACGTAACCACCGGGTATGGCCCGGAGATCTTTTCCAGCGCGGCGCCCCTGAAGGGCAATTATCACGTCTACGTCAATTACTACGGCAGCGGCGAGAACACAGCCATGCTGACCGTCGCCCGCATATCGGTCATTACCAACGAAGGCACGCCGCGTGAAAAGCTGCAGAGCTTCCAGGTGCCGATGCGGGCCGCCGGCGAGCTGACCCTGGTGAAGTCATTCGTGTTGCCATAA
- a CDS encoding DUF2300 domain-containing protein: MGFVCPALMLATLLATPAFSASLDVAWWRDGKIEVRQLRQGGTAPPPFDGARQVPLASLWKLFVYVYASDNKVAMPDYRCGGRDPEEVYCCDAGQSIGHDAALAQSCGPFFSPGRLMITAIPWRKYWTGRLGSAPAGDFAWLADPAQLASKRLVRLDSLLRALDSIPAASRVDAEAALLRVVLDGRGAGTARWFGSQLRVKTYSWHEQRRADERIGGAAGWLADGRPIWFGGAGGSSNVFEQWAPRLAASLPKVGAADDGGCVVVDYFKRYPIRAVRGERGVAAVGPLNGRYHVQFDNGQNLALRSSGELMLLQEKGGRPQLRGRFGVNEYVARVLDREASTSEPEAAKALAIAARTYLQQNAVTVAGCQQIADSSATQRVSPSPATPAALAIARWTDQLIVDGVTVRYHSNQASEGTMAWSEAVRQAKQGKHYDELLATAYPGGALSTFGNTGARCRRLAQNEDWLARSVPRWQRVLLREAGYEAPPQAPLVCALQSGAPYSEQSRNRIYMRPLATREDRITLAHEYLHLGLRNHPRGQDEEYVERLARRLVDLNLEAL, encoded by the coding sequence ATGGGCTTTGTATGTCCGGCCTTGATGCTTGCCACGCTGCTGGCGACGCCCGCTTTTTCGGCCTCGCTGGATGTGGCCTGGTGGCGTGACGGCAAAATCGAAGTGCGGCAGCTGCGCCAGGGCGGCACAGCGCCGCCGCCGTTTGACGGCGCGCGGCAAGTGCCGCTGGCCAGCCTGTGGAAGCTGTTCGTATATGTGTATGCGAGTGATAACAAGGTGGCGATGCCCGATTACCGCTGCGGGGGACGCGATCCGGAAGAAGTGTATTGCTGCGATGCGGGCCAGAGCATCGGCCACGACGCGGCGCTGGCGCAATCGTGCGGCCCATTTTTCTCGCCTGGGCGGCTGATGATCACGGCCATCCCGTGGCGCAAATACTGGACCGGCCGCCTGGGTAGTGCGCCGGCAGGGGACTTTGCCTGGCTGGCGGATCCCGCGCAGCTGGCATCAAAGCGCCTGGTGCGCCTGGACAGCCTGCTGCGCGCGCTCGACAGCATCCCGGCCGCCAGCCGCGTGGACGCGGAAGCGGCGCTGCTGCGCGTGGTGCTCGATGGGCGCGGCGCTGGTACTGCCCGATGGTTCGGCAGCCAGTTGCGCGTCAAAACGTATTCCTGGCACGAGCAGCGCCGGGCGGATGAACGTATCGGCGGCGCGGCTGGCTGGCTGGCCGACGGCAGGCCGATCTGGTTTGGCGGCGCGGGCGGCAGCAGCAATGTCTTTGAACAGTGGGCGCCCAGGCTGGCCGCCAGCTTGCCGAAAGTGGGCGCGGCCGACGATGGCGGCTGTGTGGTGGTCGATTACTTCAAGCGCTATCCGATCCGTGCCGTGCGCGGCGAGCGTGGCGTGGCTGCGGTTGGGCCGCTGAATGGCCGCTACCATGTGCAGTTCGACAATGGCCAGAACCTCGCCTTGCGCAGCAGCGGTGAACTGATGCTGCTACAAGAGAAGGGCGGCCGCCCGCAACTGCGCGGTCGCTTCGGCGTCAATGAATATGTGGCGCGCGTGCTCGATCGCGAAGCGAGTACTAGTGAGCCGGAAGCGGCCAAGGCGCTGGCAATCGCCGCGCGCACGTATCTGCAGCAGAACGCGGTGACGGTGGCGGGCTGCCAGCAGATCGCAGACAGCAGCGCGACCCAGCGCGTCAGTCCCAGCCCGGCCACGCCGGCGGCGCTGGCCATTGCGCGCTGGACCGACCAATTGATCGTCGATGGCGTCACCGTGCGCTATCACAGCAACCAGGCGTCCGAGGGGACCATGGCGTGGAGCGAGGCGGTGCGCCAGGCGAAACAAGGCAAGCACTATGATGAATTGCTGGCGACGGCCTATCCTGGGGGTGCGCTGAGCACCTTTGGCAATACCGGCGCGCGTTGCCGGCGCCTGGCGCAGAACGAGGATTGGCTGGCGCGGTCCGTGCCGCGCTGGCAGCGCGTGCTGCTGCGCGAGGCCGGCTACGAGGCGCCGCCGCAAGCGCCGCTGGTCTGCGCCTTGCAGAGCGGCGCGCCGTATTCGGAGCAGTCGCGCAACCGTATCTACATGCGGCCGCTGGCCACGCGCGAAGACCGCATCACCCTGGCCCATGAATACCTGCATCTTGGCCTGCGCAACCATCCGCGCGGCCAGGACGAAGAATATGTCGAGCGGCTGGCCCGCCGGCTCGTCGACCTTAACCTGGAGGCCCTGTGA
- a CDS encoding alpha-2-macroglobulin family protein produces MKLLFMGLLALLTLGSVSAQEREPSNESSNYATFKGEPFFLLSDASYGSVDEARVRLEVPGRDMGRMNLEAYSGADIVVYRVPEPMEFLKKQRNLHRIQVEGNYQGEGLANTLSFLWDRWWKQSRLAWRKLFSGDARLAVTKEQPQLATNDAIRRRTVFANHPQYKPIKGMELVDSFRYPIWQAKAIAPPKGVKLDGSSSDFIVAGAGNVMIPLGKRKPGLYLIEAIIGEHRATTLVFVSDTVAVTKVSSGQMLVWTARRDNSAAVAGANVAWTDGTGVLQSATTGVDGVASLERGSPEHTYVLGQDRDGGVFVSENFYYDSEIYNTKIYAVTDRPLYRPGDEVNVKFLGREFTSARNSQAAAAAPISLSVLNPNGTPLLTQTLQLSGDTGADTRFRLPTEATAGGYELRFNYKDGVYGAAFRVAEYVKPHFEINVQPSKPEFKTGEAVKGSIALRYPDGKPVKNAKMTLSLRGQQNTMVEGELRYSGLFPVALKTEEVTSDGSGNVDFSLPPAADPSRYILTVLATDGAAYRVKATRELMIERSSSSYQLKATRQFSDPGQNVHFDLLADGQGAAKPVRWEMVQLEKQSKTDGAFDPNAKGWDVTFPASGSYQLALRDERGNLLAAASHWVSGDGVQTTPGSIEIVLDRARYRPGDTAEALITFSDKVEQALFTLERDKVEHHGLMAGGADWYQAKRVAPRQWRVRIPVKEEHGPNMTFSVAYTRNGDFVFENAGLQVIEPRIALQFKADKEVYQPGEKVTLDVKATLDGKPLSTMVALGVVDEMIYVLQPEIAPDIGDFFYHPRRNNVRTTASLSFISYDMAQGRTAGAPARHNYNERGVKVLERPRRDNIDTAYWAPSLKTDANGNARVSFTMPDALTRWRITGRAMDEQGRVGQRTAYLRSDKNFYAKWTAPDWMRAGDAPRASVAVFNQTGKEQALDVVLSGGAGGTQAKTEKLTAKPGVNYVEFPLTAGGGPLRLEVKQNGKLVDALDTAMQTLPATWSSPRSLVLPLDGATGDIPLKLPADARNIRVSFAQGAASQFARIADDLIDYPYGCVEQTASRLIPLALATQSLGPDAGAASERLQTLLTAQRLRLVSMAGPNAVFGWWGNATAGNALMTAYAYYADWYAARALRIELPPEHWNKLLAVYSEHGLKDAMGDRALVLWMAREMGLPTQTLAAGLVDDSAIAVLGGKPRQPGDTGSLLLGGASDREAQAMSLGLVAVVASQNGIALPHSLQLQVASSWQVLRESKAPVAQALLMLAGEVPATQAEVVLAGVRAEMPTLDRAMTLMWVQKKLGGASFGKGPVVTLDGAWQKRDSRSGQPVWRWSDTKSIPDKLRLAASTAAPAGTVAVLQYDSHAAEAPTLPVAVERRILRMKAGKGGYTTELVKPGEALSTDALYLDEITLKAAPGAKHRFGLLEVALPPGAMVESTTWGMVMAGDKPAALERARHTERRDGYAVPVEPLEGDVTVRHLLRFAQKGNYVLPPARFFRMYQPEQKAFEGGGKTTRALKVE; encoded by the coding sequence ATGAAGCTGCTATTTATGGGCCTTCTCGCGCTGCTCACGCTGGGCAGCGTCTCCGCGCAGGAACGCGAACCGAGCAACGAGTCTAGCAACTACGCCACCTTCAAGGGTGAACCCTTCTTCCTGCTGTCGGACGCCAGCTACGGCAGTGTTGATGAAGCGCGCGTGCGCCTGGAAGTGCCGGGCCGCGACATGGGGCGCATGAACCTGGAAGCGTATTCGGGTGCCGACATCGTCGTCTATCGCGTGCCCGAACCGATGGAATTCCTGAAAAAGCAGCGCAATCTGCACCGCATCCAGGTCGAGGGCAATTACCAGGGCGAAGGCCTGGCCAACACCTTGAGCTTTTTGTGGGATCGCTGGTGGAAGCAGTCGCGCCTGGCCTGGCGCAAGCTGTTTTCCGGCGATGCGCGCCTGGCCGTTACCAAAGAGCAGCCGCAGCTGGCGACGAATGACGCCATCCGCCGGCGCACCGTGTTCGCCAACCATCCGCAGTACAAGCCGATCAAGGGCATGGAGCTGGTCGACAGCTTCCGCTATCCGATCTGGCAAGCCAAGGCCATCGCCCCGCCCAAAGGCGTCAAGCTCGATGGGTCGAGCAGCGACTTCATCGTCGCCGGCGCCGGCAACGTGATGATACCGCTGGGCAAACGCAAGCCGGGCCTGTACCTGATCGAAGCGATCATCGGCGAACACCGCGCCACCACGCTGGTGTTCGTGTCGGACACGGTGGCTGTGACCAAGGTATCGTCCGGCCAGATGCTGGTGTGGACGGCACGGCGCGACAACAGCGCCGCCGTGGCCGGCGCCAATGTGGCGTGGACGGACGGCACCGGCGTGCTGCAGTCGGCCACCACGGGTGTCGATGGCGTCGCCTCGCTCGAGCGCGGCAGCCCGGAACACACGTATGTGCTGGGCCAGGATCGCGACGGCGGCGTGTTCGTATCCGAGAATTTTTACTATGACAGCGAAATCTATAACACCAAGATTTATGCGGTGACGGACCGGCCCCTGTACCGCCCCGGCGACGAGGTCAACGTCAAGTTTTTGGGCCGCGAATTCACCTCCGCGCGCAACTCGCAGGCAGCCGCCGCTGCGCCGATCAGCTTGAGCGTGCTCAATCCGAACGGCACGCCGCTGCTGACGCAAACGCTGCAGCTGTCCGGCGACACGGGCGCGGACACGCGCTTCCGCTTGCCCACGGAAGCGACCGCCGGCGGCTATGAACTGCGCTTCAACTACAAGGATGGCGTGTATGGCGCGGCCTTCCGCGTGGCCGAATACGTCAAGCCGCACTTTGAAATCAACGTCCAGCCATCGAAACCGGAATTCAAGACGGGCGAGGCCGTCAAAGGCAGCATCGCGCTGCGCTACCCCGACGGCAAACCGGTGAAAAACGCGAAGATGACCCTGTCCTTGCGTGGCCAGCAAAACACCATGGTCGAAGGCGAGCTGCGTTACAGCGGCCTGTTCCCCGTGGCCCTGAAGACCGAGGAAGTGACGAGCGACGGCAGCGGCAATGTGGACTTCAGCTTGCCGCCCGCCGCCGATCCCTCGCGCTACATCTTGACCGTGCTGGCGACCGATGGCGCGGCCTACCGCGTCAAGGCGACGCGCGAGTTGATGATAGAACGTTCGAGCAGCAGCTACCAGCTGAAAGCCACGCGCCAGTTTTCCGATCCGGGACAAAACGTGCATTTTGACTTGCTGGCCGACGGCCAGGGCGCGGCCAAGCCCGTGCGCTGGGAGATGGTGCAGCTGGAAAAACAGAGCAAGACCGACGGCGCGTTCGACCCAAACGCCAAGGGCTGGGACGTGACGTTCCCCGCCTCGGGCTCGTATCAGCTGGCGCTGCGCGACGAGCGTGGCAACTTGCTGGCCGCCGCCAGCCACTGGGTGTCGGGCGATGGCGTGCAGACGACGCCGGGCAGCATCGAGATCGTATTGGACCGCGCCCGCTATCGTCCGGGCGACACGGCCGAAGCCCTGATCACCTTCTCCGACAAGGTCGAGCAGGCGCTGTTCACGTTAGAGCGCGACAAGGTGGAGCACCATGGTTTGATGGCCGGCGGCGCTGACTGGTACCAGGCGAAGCGCGTGGCGCCGCGCCAGTGGCGAGTGCGCATTCCGGTAAAAGAAGAGCATGGCCCGAACATGACGTTCTCGGTGGCGTACACGCGCAATGGCGACTTCGTCTTCGAGAACGCCGGCTTGCAAGTGATCGAGCCGCGCATCGCGCTGCAGTTCAAGGCGGACAAAGAGGTCTACCAGCCGGGCGAGAAGGTCACGCTCGATGTGAAGGCGACGCTGGACGGCAAGCCTTTGAGCACGATGGTGGCGCTGGGCGTGGTCGATGAAATGATCTATGTGCTGCAGCCGGAAATCGCGCCGGACATCGGCGACTTTTTCTATCACCCGCGCCGCAACAACGTGCGCACCACGGCCAGCCTGTCCTTCATCAGCTACGATATGGCGCAGGGCCGCACGGCGGGTGCGCCCGCGCGCCACAATTACAACGAGCGCGGCGTCAAGGTGCTCGAGCGTCCACGCCGCGACAATATCGACACGGCCTACTGGGCGCCATCGCTGAAGACCGACGCGAATGGCAATGCGCGCGTGAGTTTTACCATGCCCGACGCGCTGACCCGCTGGAGGATCACGGGCCGCGCGATGGATGAACAGGGGCGCGTCGGCCAGCGCACGGCCTATCTGCGTTCCGATAAAAACTTCTATGCCAAGTGGACGGCGCCCGACTGGATGCGTGCTGGCGATGCGCCGCGCGCTTCGGTGGCCGTATTCAACCAGACGGGCAAGGAGCAGGCGCTCGACGTTGTTCTCTCCGGCGGTGCAGGCGGCACGCAAGCGAAGACGGAAAAACTGACCGCCAAACCGGGTGTCAATTACGTCGAATTTCCGTTGACGGCTGGCGGTGGGCCGCTGCGCCTGGAAGTAAAACAGAATGGCAAACTGGTCGACGCCTTGGACACGGCCATGCAAACCCTGCCCGCGACCTGGAGCAGCCCGCGCTCCTTGGTGCTGCCGCTCGATGGCGCCACGGGTGATATTCCACTCAAGCTGCCGGCGGACGCGCGCAATATCCGCGTCTCGTTCGCGCAAGGCGCGGCCAGCCAGTTCGCGCGCATCGCCGACGATCTGATCGACTATCCATATGGCTGCGTGGAGCAGACGGCGAGCCGTTTGATTCCGCTGGCGCTGGCCACGCAAAGCCTGGGGCCGGACGCGGGTGCTGCAAGCGAGCGCCTGCAAACGCTGCTGACTGCGCAGCGCCTGCGCCTGGTGTCCATGGCCGGTCCGAACGCCGTCTTCGGCTGGTGGGGTAATGCCACGGCCGGCAATGCCCTGATGACTGCCTACGCCTATTACGCCGACTGGTACGCGGCGCGCGCGCTGCGCATCGAGCTGCCGCCCGAGCACTGGAACAAGCTGCTGGCCGTCTACAGCGAACATGGCTTGAAGGATGCGATGGGCGACCGCGCACTGGTGTTGTGGATGGCGCGCGAGATGGGGTTACCGACGCAGACCCTGGCGGCGGGACTCGTGGACGACAGCGCCATCGCCGTCCTGGGTGGCAAGCCGCGCCAGCCTGGCGACACGGGCAGCCTGCTGCTGGGCGGAGCCTCTGACCGCGAAGCGCAAGCGATGTCGTTGGGCCTGGTGGCGGTGGTCGCCAGCCAGAATGGCATCGCCCTGCCGCATTCGCTGCAGCTGCAAGTGGCCAGCTCGTGGCAGGTGCTGCGCGAGTCCAAAGCGCCGGTGGCGCAGGCCTTGCTGATGCTGGCCGGTGAAGTGCCGGCTACCCAGGCCGAGGTGGTGCTGGCCGGCGTGCGCGCCGAGATGCCGACACTGGACCGCGCGATGACCTTGATGTGGGTGCAAAAGAAGCTGGGCGGTGCATCGTTCGGCAAGGGGCCGGTCGTCACGCTGGACGGCGCCTGGCAAAAACGCGACAGCCGCAGCGGCCAGCCGGTCTGGCGCTGGAGCGATACCAAGAGTATTCCCGATAAATTGCGTCTCGCCGCATCGACCGCGGCGCCGGCCGGCACGGTGGCCGTGCTGCAGTATGACAGTCACGCGGCCGAAGCACCGACCTTGCCGGTTGCCGTCGAACGGCGCATCCTGCGCATGAAGGCGGGCAAGGGCGGCTACACGACGGAGCTGGTCAAGCCGGGCGAGGCGCTCAGCACGGACGCGCTCTACCTCGATGAAATCACCTTGAAAGCGGCGCCGGGCGCGAAGCACCGTTTTGGCTTGCTGGAAGTGGCGCTGCCGCCGGGCGCCATGGTCGAATCGACCACCTGGGGCATGGTCATGGCGGGCGACAAGCCGGCGGCGCTGGAACGCGCGCGTCACACCGAGCGCCGCGACGGCTACGCCGTGCCGGTCGAACCGCTGGAAGGTGACGTGACCGTGCGCCACTTGCTGCGCTTTGCGCAGAAGGGCAATTATGTGCTGCCGCCGGCGCGCTTTTTCCGCATGTACCAGCCGGAGCAGAAAGCCTTCGAAGGCGGCGGCAAGACCACGCGCGCATTGAAGGTCGAGTGA
- a CDS encoding DUF1175 family protein has protein sequence MTLWHGRHARRAALRSLAACAATVAMPAWALRAAADPQVQLSQAQSRAFQAWMLRIVNAQIERGPSPRWTHRDCAGLVRFAVNEALTVHDAKWLHANGIASDRRLPPELELSASQAALRNRWVQTGGSIGHFVTALALVQHNSRFIAREISQALPGDLLFFDQGDEQHLMVWMGARIAYHTGTVTPDDNGLRTVDIKELTSWKDTRWQPVVNNPNFAGVFRLAFLS, from the coding sequence ATGACGCTGTGGCATGGGCGGCATGCGCGCCGTGCCGCCTTGCGATCGCTGGCGGCTTGCGCCGCCACCGTGGCAATGCCTGCCTGGGCCTTGCGTGCGGCTGCCGACCCTCAGGTGCAGCTGTCGCAGGCGCAGAGCCGCGCCTTCCAGGCGTGGATGCTGCGCATCGTCAACGCGCAGATCGAACGCGGGCCGTCGCCGCGCTGGACGCACCGCGATTGCGCCGGCCTGGTGCGCTTTGCCGTCAATGAAGCGCTCACCGTGCATGACGCGAAGTGGCTGCATGCGAATGGCATCGCCAGCGACCGGCGCCTGCCGCCCGAGCTGGAATTGAGCGCGTCCCAGGCTGCTCTGCGCAACCGCTGGGTGCAGACGGGCGGCAGCATCGGCCACTTCGTCACGGCGCTGGCGCTGGTGCAGCACAACAGCCGTTTCATCGCCCGCGAAATCAGCCAGGCGCTGCCCGGCGACCTGCTGTTTTTTGACCAGGGCGACGAACAGCATTTGATGGTCTGGATGGGGGCGCGCATCGCCTACCACACCGGCACCGTCACCCCCGACGACAATGGTCTGCGGACCGTCGATATCAAAGAACTTACGAGCTGGAAGGACACGCGGTGGCAACCTGTGGTCAACAATCCCAATTTCGCCGGGGTGTTCCGGCTGGCGTTTTTATCATGA
- a CDS encoding DUF2138 family protein: MLAKNVLKKKVLVGTLAAVAVVAAALVGYRVFGWGAMGPVNGLKLDLSRPDALVRTKSLSALPRDLLTVPLARDVLREDFLFYYEQSEDRLGLKGSLRRIAYEHELGWGDQLLRMVLDQPAEVALWRDADGSLKHFAIAVSRSQLTRLLEEAGKIALKDTQMRVAGSLRVDGASVPVYALNYAYQRTLLFAAHGQRLVILSHPGMLYGGSDGKHGDGTAEKTVASLLAPEPAKQNVFHPQFHLDGAAPEGHSIAVKADFLSFGYQPFFGALEALRFDFQQGAWQSKVLLNADKLKNGGYDSSALWPQLPHNPSACFSVPVDWTALQPVLKRLGSKTSEPVVPLAGHLQGPAAACWYGNSRLHTPVFVATRSAQAGDDAVYGRLFEAAIGGKDPVRKTTGKDGATRWERNVATALGQSTPALAVAGNTVVFSADGKLVDQVLAVRRKQAPAASDLLPDGARTIGLIAPASLARLIQLEAFDTLPANNEPVLRAAANEHLVPRLNALKKYPPLRMMLKRQPASGTSWETLEWQEAGR; this comes from the coding sequence GTGCTGGCGAAAAACGTACTCAAGAAAAAAGTCCTGGTCGGGACGCTGGCCGCAGTGGCCGTGGTAGCCGCCGCACTGGTCGGCTACCGGGTCTTCGGCTGGGGCGCGATGGGGCCGGTCAACGGCTTGAAGCTCGATTTGTCGCGGCCCGACGCGCTGGTCCGCACGAAAAGCCTGTCGGCCTTGCCGCGCGACTTGCTGACGGTGCCGCTGGCGCGCGACGTGCTGCGCGAGGATTTCCTGTTCTATTACGAGCAAAGCGAAGACCGGCTGGGCCTGAAGGGCAGCTTGCGCCGCATTGCTTATGAGCATGAACTGGGCTGGGGCGACCAGCTGCTGCGCATGGTGCTGGACCAGCCGGCGGAAGTGGCCTTGTGGCGCGATGCCGACGGCTCGCTCAAGCACTTTGCCATTGCCGTGTCGCGCAGCCAGCTCACGCGCCTGCTCGAGGAAGCGGGCAAGATCGCACTGAAGGATACGCAGATGCGCGTGGCCGGCAGCTTGCGCGTCGATGGCGCCAGCGTGCCCGTCTACGCGCTGAACTATGCCTACCAGCGCACCTTGCTGTTTGCCGCGCACGGCCAGCGCCTGGTCATCCTGTCCCATCCCGGCATGCTGTATGGCGGCAGCGACGGCAAGCATGGCGATGGCACGGCCGAGAAAACCGTGGCCAGCCTGCTGGCGCCAGAGCCGGCCAAACAAAACGTTTTTCATCCGCAGTTCCATCTCGACGGCGCCGCGCCCGAGGGCCACAGCATCGCCGTCAAGGCCGATTTCCTGTCCTTCGGCTACCAGCCTTTCTTTGGCGCGTTAGAGGCGCTGCGCTTCGATTTTCAACAGGGCGCCTGGCAATCGAAGGTGCTGCTCAATGCCGATAAACTGAAAAACGGCGGCTATGACAGCAGCGCCCTGTGGCCGCAGTTGCCGCACAACCCGAGCGCCTGCTTCAGCGTGCCGGTGGACTGGACCGCGCTGCAGCCCGTGCTCAAGCGCCTGGGCAGCAAGACGTCGGAGCCCGTGGTGCCGCTGGCCGGGCACTTGCAAGGGCCTGCCGCCGCGTGCTGGTACGGCAATTCGCGCCTGCATACGCCGGTGTTTGTCGCCACGCGCAGTGCGCAGGCCGGTGATGACGCCGTCTATGGCAGACTGTTCGAGGCGGCCATCGGCGGCAAGGACCCCGTGCGCAAAACGACAGGTAAAGATGGTGCCACGCGTTGGGAACGCAATGTCGCCACTGCCCTGGGCCAGTCCACGCCGGCGCTGGCCGTGGCCGGCAATACCGTAGTCTTCTCGGCCGACGGCAAGCTGGTGGACCAGGTGCTGGCCGTGCGCCGCAAGCAAGCGCCGGCCGCCAGCGACCTGCTGCCCGATGGCGCGCGCACGATCGGCCTGATCGCGCCGGCGTCGCTGGCCCGGCTGATCCAGCTGGAAGCCTTCGACACCCTGCCGGCGAATAACGAACCGGTCTTGCGCGCGGCCGCCAACGAACACTTGGTGCCGCGCCTGAACGCCTTGAAAAAATATCCGCCGCTGCGCATGATGCTCAAGCGGCAGCCAGCCAGCGGCACGTCATGGGAAACGCTGGAATGGCAGGAGGCCGGGCGATGA
- a CDS encoding B12-binding domain-containing radical SAM protein has protein sequence MTILLSTLNARYTHASLGLRYLLANMGPLQAQTRLQEFVIGTKTTELVERILVNKPRIIGFGVYIWNVEETTKLVAMLKRVAPEIIIVLGGPEVSHEAGEQEIVKLADYLITGWGDVTFPKLCGEILNGPKPLMKIHAGVQAPLAELQLPYSLYTDDDIRHRTIYVEASRGCPFKCEFCLSALDKTAWPFALENFLAEMESLHARGARLFKFVDRTFNLNIKTSLKIMQFFLDKIEANPDDPIYAHFELVPDHLPDALKEGISKFPPGALQFEIGIQSFNPDVQSLVSRKQDNQKAADNIRWLCEKSNAHLHVDLIAGLPGEDEASFAAGFNKLVALKPHEIQFGILKRLRGTPIIRHTENYGMVFDPHPPYTILANKQLDFMSMQRLVRFARYWDLVANSGRFANTVQWMLGDAPFENFMDFSNWLYAHTDATHRIAMERLAKLVAQWLQTRGMSAVEANALVASDYAGGAQAAAHAKPAEVSTGSAKLRPDVALPQRQARHLAS, from the coding sequence ATGACCATCCTGCTCTCCACCCTGAACGCCCGCTACACCCACGCCTCGCTGGGATTGCGCTATTTGCTGGCCAATATGGGGCCGCTGCAAGCGCAGACGCGGCTGCAGGAATTCGTCATCGGCACGAAAACCACGGAACTGGTCGAGCGCATCCTCGTCAACAAGCCGCGCATCATCGGCTTTGGCGTATACATATGGAACGTCGAGGAAACGACGAAACTGGTGGCCATGCTCAAGCGCGTGGCGCCCGAGATCATCATCGTGCTGGGCGGGCCGGAAGTGTCGCATGAGGCGGGCGAGCAGGAAATCGTCAAACTGGCCGATTATCTGATCACGGGCTGGGGCGACGTCACCTTCCCCAAACTCTGCGGCGAGATCCTCAACGGACCAAAACCGCTGATGAAGATCCACGCGGGCGTGCAAGCGCCGCTGGCGGAACTGCAGCTGCCCTACTCCTTGTATACAGACGACGATATCCGCCACCGCACGATTTACGTGGAAGCGTCGCGCGGCTGCCCGTTCAAGTGCGAGTTCTGCCTGTCGGCGCTGGACAAGACGGCCTGGCCCTTCGCGCTGGAGAACTTCCTGGCCGAGATGGAATCCCTGCATGCGCGCGGCGCGCGCCTGTTCAAGTTCGTCGACCGCACCTTCAACCTGAATATCAAGACCAGCTTGAAGATCATGCAGTTCTTCCTGGACAAGATCGAGGCGAATCCGGACGATCCCATCTACGCCCACTTCGAACTGGTGCCCGACCATTTGCCCGACGCCTTGAAAGAAGGCATCAGCAAGTTCCCGCCCGGCGCGCTGCAGTTCGAGATCGGCATCCAGAGTTTCAATCCGGACGTGCAATCGCTGGTCAGCCGCAAGCAGGATAATCAAAAAGCGGCCGACAATATCCGCTGGCTGTGCGAAAAATCAAACGCCCACTTGCACGTGGACTTGATCGCCGGCTTGCCGGGCGAGGATGAAGCGAGCTTCGCGGCCGGTTTCAACAAGCTGGTGGCCTTGAAACCGCATGAAATTCAGTTCGGCATCTTAAAGCGGCTGCGCGGCACGCCCATCATCCGCCATACGGAAAACTATGGCATGGTATTCGACCCGCACCCGCCGTACACCATCCTGGCGAATAAACAGCTCGACTTCATGAGCATGCAGCGCCTGGTGCGCTTCGCCCGCTACTGGGACCTGGTGGCCAACTCGGGCCGCTTCGCCAATACGGTGCAATGGATGCTGGGCGATGCGCCGTTTGAAAACTTCATGGATTTTTCGAACTGGCTGTACGCCCACACGGACGCCACCCACCGCATCGCCATGGAACGCCTGGCCAAGCTGGTAGCGCAATGGCTGCAGACGCGCGGCATGAGCGCGGTCGAGGCCAACGCCCTCGTGGCCAGCGACTATGCGGGCGGCGCGCAGGCAGCCGCACATGCCAAGCCAGCCGAAGTGAGTACTGGCAGCGCCAAGCTGCGCCCGGACGTCGCCTTGCCGCAGCGGCAAGCGCGCCACCTGGCGTCCTGA